One Myotis daubentonii chromosome 17, mMyoDau2.1, whole genome shotgun sequence genomic window, tgctttttccagaatgtctaTGTGTAGTTGGAATCATTGGCTTTTTAAAACTGGCTTCTTTAACCAAGCATTATGTACTTACGTTTTCTCCATGTCTTTGCATGGCTTCATCGCTTATTTTTAGCATGAATAATATTCCGTTGTCTGGATGGGCCACAGTTTGTCTATCCATTCACCTCCTGAAGGACAGCATCGTTGCTTCTCAGTTTTGCCAGTTGTGACCAAAACTGCTGCAAACATCTGTATTCAGGTGCTTGCGTGGACTGAGCTTTcagctcctttgggtaaataccaaggagtctGATTGCGGGATTGTGTGATAAGGgtgtgtttagttttataagaaaccaccaaactatCTTCCACAGTCGCTGCACCGTTTCGCATTCCCCCAGCGGTGAGAGAGGGTTCCTGTTGTTCCCTGTCCTCACCGGCCTCTGGTGGTGTCGCGTTCTGGACTTGGGCCATTCTAATAGGGGTGCAGTTTGGCATTCAAttgttttaattgcatttctctgatagtATATTAgaaatcttttcatatgcttatttgtcatCAGTATATCTCCTTTGGTGAGatgtctgttaaggtctttgacccattttttaattaggtgTTTGTGTTCTTACTCTtgagttttaaaagtttattttatactagaggcccggtgcatgaaattcctgcactgggggggaggggggatctcagcccggcctgtgccctctcacagtccgggagccccacGATGGATcacccctgcagagggaggccccacacACCGGCCACAGCATTGCCgcagggtagcctgggcctccctctttggggtgatcgtgGAGCCCCCCAAATTTATCAGCATGCCAGCCAGTGACCtgcgcctccctctgtggggcaatcatggggtgatggccgagcccccgaccaatcacatcacatcacacccgccttggctggcctggcgccagtgggtgtcatagcgtggtcccagacagtcactctgctgtttgattgttcagtcgatttgcatattatgcttttattattatagattgtggaTATTAGTCTTTTATCAGATATGtcctttgcaaacattttctcccatatTTCGTGGTATTTTTACTCATTATTTGTTTATCTGGATTGCAGCATTCATCTTTATGTTTTTAGTGCTACACATGTATCCCACACTAAAGAACATTGTATACAtgtttgttgaaaaaaataaatcacaaatgtgggagtaaaaataaataggaaaccAGAGAAATCACTGAATAAGAGACACTAACAAACCCATAGAATATTTATCTTTCCTTATCAAAGAAGTGGAAACCAAGATAAGGAATTCTGTTGTGCTGTTCAGGAGGCAAACACTTAAAGTGGTTTCCACACTCAGTGCCATGAGACCGCGCTCTGCGAGGGGAGGGGACGGGGTCAGAGACCTTGTGGGAAGCACCTTCTAGAGGCGTTTCTATCGCTGCTGCTCACAGTAGCTCTGCTTCTCGGAATCCATGCTAGGGAAGGGGTCTCGGCACAGAAAGGGCCTCAGCGGGAAGACACCCACTGCTTAACCGCCAAAGGAATTCGGAGCCCCAGCTGTCCAGTTTGGAGAGTGGTTGGGGGAACTATGACACATCACCCAGATGGGGTATCAGTAAGACAGATAAAACAATTCTCAATAGTTACTTAGCCGCCTAAAAGGAGGATGGGACATGGCACTGATGATGTGCTTGTAATGACTCCAACACGTGTGCGTCTGGAGAAAGACTAGAGAGATCgggcacaaatgaaaacacttggTTAGGTAGTAATGTGGGCAGGTTTTAAAACTCACCTTTTACTGTTAGAATGCTGTCCGATACACGGACATTATAAAAATCTCAGGGACATTTATATACACTCACAAGTGAGAGAAAAATCTGAGGCCCTTGGTTACCCTCTGCGTCCTGAGGAGCACGGAGAGGCTGGAGGGCAGACCCTGAGCTGGCCCTGCTCTCCCTCGGCCTAGGCACGGTGGTCGCTGTGGACGAGAGCACGGCCTTCTCCTGGCCTGTGTGTGACCGGTGTGGCAGCCAGAGATTGGAACAGAGCCCAGAAGACAGGTAAGGGGCAGCGACTGGCCTGAAAGACCCCGGGGGCGGCAGCCCAGTCCCAggacccctcctgcctccctgcccggggcagctccctcccagggcccaggccgggcaggAGCTCCGCAGCAAAGCCCGTCTGCGCTGCAAGGCAGAGGCTGCGGACACGGTCTTCTCCTCCATGGGGGTTTTCTCCATGTTCCTGCAGCTCGTTATCTTGTAAAAGAGAAGCCAGGTCTGTCCGCAGTTGGTTTGTTGTCAGGGGAAAAGCGAAAGCCAGGGTTCACGTGAATAAAGAAGACTAACCTGGTGACTGGCACCTTGTCCTCCGTGGGGCACGGGCTTCCCAGAgaccagggggcaggtgcccgCAGGGGCCCAGCACCCGCTCCACCGCCCTCAGGAGGGTCTTTCTCCAGTCAGTTCTCTGGCCTCCCACGTGGACTTGTCACATGACAGATAGAAAGGGGCTCCTTACTTTCCTGCTTCGTAAGAAGCCCAGGGCAGATGTCTCCTTGGCACCTCCTGGCTGGATGGCATCATGTGTGAACGAGTGGTTGCTGGATCGTGCCTAAGAGACGAGCAGAGTGGGAACCACAGGTGGACTTGGCAGCAGGAAGGCGTGTAGATGCTGACGACTGAAAGCAGGCTTCCCGTCCAGCGGAGAggaggcctgccttcctctcgcCGGGCACAGGGCTTCCCTTTGCTGGCGGGATGTTTGCTGTCCTCATGCTCAGCTGGATTGGCTGGATGAGGCGTCCTGCTGAGGGCCCTGCCGGGTTCATGCCCACACGCATCAGCCAGAGGGGGAAGCTGACCTTTGTCCCTCAGCGCAGGCCGAGCCCGGCTGCTGCGGCCTATTTCAGGAACTTGGTTTTGGAAAGTAAATCCCCTGCTATCTCAGCACTCGTTCGTGTCCAGGAAAATGTCTGTCCACTGCTAGACGCTCATCCGCTTGTGTTCTGGCCCCGTCTTCCCTGTGTGCTTCCCAGCGACAGAGGCGCCTTTTCCTGTGCGGACTGCTCCCGCGTGGTCACCTCTCCTGGCCTCCGACGGCACCTCCAGGTCTTCCTGGCCTGCCCCGCGCGGCCCCAGTGCACAGTGAGGGTCAAGGTAGGAGCGTGCGCCCTCCGTCCCTCGCGGAGCTGCTCTGGCTCCCGGCCTGGGGCAGACTCGCACCCATCGCTCTTTCCCTGGGAAAGGGCGAAGGACTCACCCTCAGGAACACAGTCTTTCCATGTCTGTGGCCTGACAAGCCACGTTTGAGATCAGAGCTACTAAGAGGAGGCGGTGGTTCCTGTCTAACATGTTCGTCTCCAGGCGTGAGTGTCAGCACCAGCGCTCTCGCCGCCTGGCGCCCTAACCCAGCCGTGTGACTGTCGTTGCAGCTGATGCAGAGCAGTATCTCCTCGCTCCTGAGGTTCGCCGCCGGTGAGGACGGGGTAAGTGCCCGGATGTGTGTTCTGTGCTCGAAGCCCCCAGCTAGCAGATCTCCCCCCGATACAGACCCCGTGCCATGTGCTTCCCGCTCCGGCGGCCCGCAGCACGCCTGCACGTGCTGAATGCGAGACTGCACGCGGCCTGGCCCTCCGACGGCTCTCATCACCGGCAGATGCCCTGTCTGCTAACATGTCTTTCCTTTCTGGGATCGGGGTTATTCCTGCTCAGCCTTACAGTAGAGTCGTGAATCTGACCCCCAGGCCTGGGATGAGAGTAGAACAGGATTGAGATTTCAAGTCCCGCTGCCGTGGTTTCACATTAAGAGAACAGGATTGACTGAGATACACGCCTTTGTGTCCCGTTTGAGTATTTGGTAACGAGCATTAGTTCTGAGAGTCAGTACAGTGTGACAGCAAAGTGCTGCTCCTCCGAGAAAACCACCACCTGAACATACCTTGGGGCCAAGAGTTCTCTTCTGAGAGCGGCCTCACACAAGGCGGCTGTTCTGGAGGCGCCGCCTCTGGCCGCAGCCATGGACAAGCACCGCAGTGGCCAGGGAGTTGCTGAGCCCAGAGGAGGGCACCGGGCTGACCACTGAGTGGTGCCAGGCACAGGCCCCTGGCCGGGGCCGGGGTCCACATCGAGGGGCAGACGGCCAGCTCAGGAGGTTATGGGGCCAGGAGACTGATAGTACAGAACTTCCTGACGGGCTCTCCCGGCCCAACTCCAGCTCTGATTCCAGCAGAATCAGGCTGATTCGGTCCATCCCGTGGAGGCTGCCCTCGGCCCGCCACCTGgtgcccaccctcctgccctcgcGGGGCGGGCAGCACCAGGAGGCGGAGCAGTGTCACGTTCTCGCATCTAAACTCAGTTTGGATTACGTTGGAATGTGGATCAGTCCCGAACAGAACCCTAAAGAATCACTGGTCTGACTACAGTTCCCGCGCGGATTTCAGGGTAGAGTCGCCTGTGGAGCTATACAAGGGTTTCTGGCTCCCTCCCCAGCATAAGCCCACCAGCCTGGGCCTGTCTCTTTAAAACAACTCAATGGCACCCCTTCATTCCCCCCTTACCCCTGTGCTAAACAAGGGGTTGCAGTGCCAGTAGGGATTGGTGTTTAgaccaggctgcaggagggcttATGAACAAGTATTCCCTGGTCCTTTCAAAGTAGAGTGTAAGTAAGTAATTACAGTGGCCCAGGAACGGCTCTTGCTTTTCTCACGTTGCCTGTTCCATCTCCCTAACCACCCAGGGGGCAGGCTCCACACTTGACTGCAAGGGAAGCAAAGGGTTGCAGGGCTCACAGCCACTGTTTTGTCGGGTGCAGAGAGGCAGTCGCCAGCCCAGACTGGGGAGTGGGGTCGGGGAAATGGGCtcatctgtgtgtgtctgttctTAGTGAAGTCTGTGTGTTTAATGGGTGATGAGTTAGCAGCACCTCGTTGCCTCATCTCTCGGTGcttgggggagagaagagaggaagagggaagggcgTGGTCCTGGGTACAGCCGGGATGGAGGTTTCTAAGGCGGGGCTTTCAGTGGGCGCTAAAGAGAACAGAGCTGGGTTATCGGGGAAGTGGAGAGTGCTGGCGGAAGTGTTGGTAACACTCCTGCTTCAGGAGGACACATAGGAAAatgaaccaaacccacaacctaaaCAAACCAAACCAGCAGCACTTGGGAGAGCTGCACAACTCGCCTGCTGTTCCACCCAGACAGGCCCAGGTTCGCCTGCATTCTCCAGGCGGCCTCCGCGAGGCCTGCCTCCCACTCAGTCCTGCGGCTCCCCACCCAGTGGTCTGcctcctccaggtggcctccaGGGATGGACGGGGGAGGCCTGTGGGAATGCTCTTCTCCATTGGTTTCCTCCCCCACATCAAACTCCGCAATGGCAGTGCTCTCTCATGTAAAATCCTGAAAGAGCTCAAAAGAGCATGTGTGTGTACTTGAGTGTTCATGTGTTTGTCTCATACAGCTGTGAGTGCccgtgtacatgtgtgtgctaGAGTGTGTGCATTGGATGAGGGGCGCCGGTTGTGATAGCTTCAGGTGCCAACGTTGCAGGTACTCTCAGAGCTGACACCAGGAAATAAGGCAAATGCCAAGCCTGAGGGGCATTTCGGTGACCTCGCCCCTGCCCCCCGCGCCACTCACAGGGGGATCGGTGCTCTACATCTGACCCGGAAAGCAGCTGGAGGAGGGTGATGAAAGGACTGTGtgtgtgcctggctggtgtggctcaggtggttggagcatccgattcctggtcagggcacacacctagcttgcaggtttgatccctagtcaggggacttatgggaggcaacaggtccatctctctctctctctctctctctctctctctctctctctctctctctctccctccatccccccttctccctccctccttctctctccctcttcctatctctctaaaatcaataaacatatcctcaggtgaggattttttttaatttttttttttttttttaaaaaggacttacGTGTAGACATCCGCCATGCGTTTTCCAGTCTGGATTCTatctgttttctgtgtgaatgCACATTTGCCAAAATCCAGAGAATTACATAGGACTTTCTATGGAACCATAACTCCATGCCCTGGAATGAAGGCACTGCCTCTGGGTAGGATACGTGAGTGTACGTGTCTGCCTTCGCTTTAATGGGGTCCAGCTACAGGAGTGAGAGCAATGGGGTTGCTGTCCTTGTACATGTCAGTGCATTCACTGTAACACTGCAGTGACATGAAACTCGGACTTCGTTTCCTTagctttcagaaaaagaaaagttaaaggaaaaatatattgtaccttttaaaaatagagacacATTTTACACATACGCACATATACACTTATATGAGAGTACAGATGCATTGGTTGGTGTGTGTGATTTTTACCTACCTGTATTAATTGCCAGCAAATATAAAGTATGTGTAATTTAATCTTTGTTTATAAATGATAGTTGTTATTGAAGACGGTAGCTGCCAAacctgacattttttaaagtgattttttgcCTACTTTTTTCAAGTCAGAATTCCGTACTTTCACCCCAAGTAAAAGTGGAGGAATGCTGGGCGtctgtgtcacacacacacacacacacacacacacacacagcatgcaAGGCAATTAAATGGCCAACAGAGAAGTGGCTGCTGTCATCTCCCTGCCCAGCCCGGGGTAGTGGCGGCCTCTGCACACCCTGTGCTCGCTGTCCGGACTGGCAACCTGGCAGCTCCGGTCACTGCCATCTCGGTGGCAGGCCCTTCGTGGCCTCGCAGTGGCCCTCAGTGAGTGACCGGGGATGGGCTTAAAGTTGACGTCTGTGTCACATAGGATCCCAAGTGCAGACAGACCTTTGCCGCCATTGTTGTCAGATATTTTAGCTCCATCACTTCCCagccacacaccccccccccccccccccgtcgctCCATTCGACCACTCTGTTGACCTTACACGAACTTTTACTGAGCAATGAGAACTCTTTACAGATTGCACTAGTAGGTTAGGCATTGCCACCATGCCGCCTCCTAGCAGAAGGAAGGGATCACACCCAGACTGATCCTGATATTTCCTGCTTCACAACAAACCATCTCACAGCTCAGTGGCCCACACTTACCTGTGCACAGGCCTGTGGGCAGGACGGGGTTCTGCCAGGACAGCTCCTCTCGCTCCAGTGGGCGTCAGCTGGTGGCGAGGCTGGGCTGGAGCCCCAGAGGCCTTCGGTCCCCCCTGGCTTTTGTGCTCCAATTGGCTGGGACCTGCCCGGGCTCCGGCCAGACACCCACACAGCAcgtgtctgggtccccagagaggCGGGCAGAAAGCGCCGGGCGCCTTTCCTGGCCACGCTTGGGACGAACTCAGTGCCCTGTCCACCGCTCTGTTCCAGAAAAGCGTCCCTGAGCCCAGCTTAGACCCGGTGGGGCAGTGACGCTCACCTTCGATGGGAGGGCACCGAGAAGCACAGACATGTGCCTACTTTGTAAGACATGCTGAGCAAAGCCATTGTAGGGATCTGTCAAGGGTCTGGCTCAGAGAAGTGAGAGGTACTCCTGATGTTACTCTGCAGATGGCAGCAAAGGAGCTTCTGAAAGAACACGCTACTCCTAGGGCTTCCGTCTCCAAGGCCAGAGATGCGTGTATCCCCATGTATTTAGCCCACCTCGGCCTCAGAGAGAAATGTTCTGAGGTTTGATCTAGAGCAAGCACGTTAAACTCgcaggccgcatgcctcgtttatttggcccgtggtagcctttgagtttgacatgcttgatctagagaGACTAATGAGAGCATACCACACCTTCCTAGTCTGTGTTTTCATCAAGAGATGAAAGTTGGCCAAGATGAACTGACCACCAAGATATTCATCAGAACGTGAATAAAAAGCTTTTTACAACACTCAGTGTGAGTCTAGAAGAAATAGTATCCCATTGAAGAGGGAAGTTTAGGGGCAAAATACCAGAGAATCCTTTGACCAGAAGCGTTGCTAGATTGGGGAAGTGTCCCAAAGGAAGTGGGAGGCAGCTGCAAGCACGATgcgcgcccagcccagccccagcgtTCGCAGCTAATAAACAGGGCTCGTCCCGTGCAAGTCCTCCGCTCCTCTCCCAGGGCAGCCAGCTGGGAGAGGCTTATCATCGCATCCACGAACAAACATCAGGCACATTTTAAATGCTCTTGTGTAAAAACACGAttctgttttcagaaaaaaattcgtTCCTTCACTTGCCATAATAAATCACagccctttttttcctttttctttcttacccATGTTGTTCTCAACTATTTGAAGTCGTGTTCTGTGTTGTTGGGAGCAAAACATGCAGGGCTGTTTGCTGTAACCAGCATGCCTTTTATCCCTGCAGGGTTATGAAGTGAACAGCGTCATCGGAAAGGAGGTGGGGTGGCTAAATTGTTTTGTCCAGTCCATAACCACCCACCCGACCAGCTGCCTGGGATTGGAGGAGATCGAGCTTCTGGGAGAAAGGGCCTCTTCAGGCACCACTGGTTCTCCTGGGCGTCCGTGAAGGCCGGTGTGGCTGCCAGGGTGCTGCTGGTGGTTTGGTAGCTGTTAACTATGGGCAAAGTGAATGTATCTTATGATCTTGAAATGGAACTTACAATTTTTCTGGGGCACATGACAGTAAAATGGTTTTgtaaatataaatcaaaatattttttctatatatttgtatTACCTTCCTGCAAACTTAGGGACATAACTGTTAATAAAGCTTATGTAAGCTTGAGGTCTtcgttttgtatttatttatcttaagcAGTAGTATTAATGTAGCAGGAGAAACTGTTCAATtgcaattttaaagtttttacatTTTACCCTGATTCAACACGTTTTTCTTGTAGTTTTTGTTTTACCATTGCCCCAAAGCATACACTGCAAAGTTTAACCCTTTGTCCTATATTGTTATATTACTGTTCTGCTCCAATAAATGTCCAATCTAAGCATTTTGCACTTGAAGGGTTTTTGTTTGCCTTTCAGTATTTGGGGGAAATGTTTTAGAGAACTTTATCAGAGGTACACAAATGTGCACCAAGTGTGAGTGAGTTAACGAGTGTGATTATAGGGACACTGAACAGAGTGTAGTTAGCTCACTCGATAGCCAAGATCAGACTGAAGAGGGGTGGGTTGTTAACTGCGTTGTTGGGAGAGATTTAAATTAACACCATGAATTTATTAGCTGTGGACACTAAAGGTCCTGTTTTCTCCCTTATAGCGATATGGTCATGACGGGCCATCATTAATTACATAATATAGACGCAGTGCCCGACATAAAGGGTGCCTAGTGCCCGCGTTCACTGGGGGGAGGCAAAGGGCTTTATGTATTTGTCCAGATGACCCTCTGGGACATAACACTGCGGCTGTCCTTTCATCTACGTTACTATAGTGCATTCATGCGCACGTTGAAAATCTCCATGCCACTGTCCAGGAGACGAGGAAAGTGAAAGCAGACCCACGAAGGCCAAGAACTCAGGCGTTTAGAACACCCCGAGCCTCCctctccgcccccgccccctccagcagCCCACTCCGCTCAGGGAGCCCCCGGGTCAGCAGAAAGGGGGGCCGTTCCGTCCCCTCCCCAATCTGGTCCTGTGTTTCCAGCACCTTCCCCAGAACTTGGTAGCTTAACGGGCGAGTTTGGTCGCGCTTCGCTGAGCCTGGGCAAGTTCAACAAAACAGTCGGACGTAGATGTCGGCGTGTTTCCCAAGCAAAGCCGACCCTCTCCCTCCCGTACCAGCTCAGCGCCCTCGGGTGACACACCTGGGTCCGCGCCTTCCCGGCGCCGCGCTGCGCACCTGGGGCTGGAGCGCGCCTTCCCCGCGGGTCCTGGGGCCCCAGCGAGCAGGCGCCGCCGCGAACACAGGAAGCAGGGGTGGTTTCAAATACTTCTTTATTCTTACCAATActgtaaaaattaatataaaaaagtgAGCGTGCTCAGTCCTTTCCTCTTATCTACAATACAAAGGATTGTCTTTaaagtcttttttgttttcttaaaaaagtaCCTTAGCTGCATCAACAGGGGTAAGATGTAGAAAAAGCTAccatataaaaataacttaaggGAAAATCAACAAGTACAGCTTCTCTCCAGGGTCAGTGGTGGCAAGTCCAGGCCGCGGCTCCCTTCCCCTCGCGTCCCCGAAACGGCGGCGccggcggctgcggctgcggcggGCAGGGCGCGCTGGGCTCCGCGCGGCGGGTCTGAGGTGTCCCGGCGtctccccgcgcccccgccggccACGCGTCACCGGCCGTCGGCGGCCCCGGCCGGCAGGAAGGACGAGCCGGGCAGCTGCTTGAAGAACTGCCGGAGGCCGGCCAGGTCCCGCGTGAGCTGCTCCACGCGCTGGTGCAGCTTCTCGTTCTCGGCCGACAGCTCCACCAGCTTCTGCTGCATCTCCTGGTTGCGCCGCTTGGCCTTGTCGCGGCTCTTGCGCACCGCGATGTTGTTGCGCTCGCGCCGCTGCCGGTACTCGGGGCTGCCGCGGTCCGGGCCCCGCTTGCCGGCGCCCTTctcccgggccgggccgggcgcggGACTGGGCCCCGGGCTGCCCCGCGGCGGCTCGGGCGACGTGGGGGGCGTGGGCTGCGCGGCGGCCGCCAGGCTCACCACGGTCTGCGCGCAGACGGCCACCTGCGCGGGCAGCAGCGAGCCCGCGTCGCCGTCGCCCCAGTCGGGCTCGCGCTTGAGCGGCCgcggggcggcggggcccggGCCGGCGGGGCGCGCGGGGTGGCCGGGCGGCGGCTCCGGGGCGCCCGCCGCGCCCGCCTTGTGGTTGCTGTTGAAGAGGTCGGCGAAGAGCTCGTCGTGGCACAGCTCCAGGGTGGGCACGGCGGCCATGGAGTCGATGTAGGCGCTGAAGTCGATGGCGCTCTCGTCGTCGTACATGGCGGGGGCCGCGGCGCCGGGCTCGCTGGCGCGGGCGGGCTTGCAGGTCCGGCCCGGCTCGTAGAAGGGCGCCGGCTCCGCGGGCCAGGGCGCGCCGCGCGCCGGGCCGTCCAGGCTGAAGAGGGCGGCGCTCATGGCGGCGTCGGCTGGGCTCCGAGGGCGAGCGCGGCTGTCACCCGGGGGCCGGCCGCCGCCTTTTCTAGCCGCGCGGacgcgcaggccccgccccggctCCAGGCCGCGGGGCGcccgggggcgcggggcggggagcgGCGGGCGGCTGCCGGGGAGCCACCCCCGGAGCCGCCCCTTGAACCTTCGCCCGCCGCCGCCTCGCGGCCCCGGCTCCCCCCGCGCGGCGCTTCCTCCGCCCCCGCCCGGACCGGCCCGGGCCGTCCTGCTGGGAACGGCCCTCCCTCCGCCCGCGCGGGGCGCTCCCCGCTTCCTGTGGGTGGACGGCAGCTCCGCGTCCTTCCGAGCCCGCGCGGGGTCAGCAGCGGCCCGGCCGTGGCGCGCGTCCCGGGCCGGTTCCCGTCGTCagaggcgggagggggcgggcggccCGGCCGGAGGGCCGAGCAGGGACCCTGCCGGCGCGGGCGTCGCTCGGCCCCGCCGCGGCTGCTCCCTGGCCGCGGGGAGCGGGACGCAGCGCCGGCCGCCCCGTCGGCTGCAGCGCGAGGCCGGGCCGGACCGGTCGGCTCCGGACCCCACGAAGCCGCGAGGACCCGCGTTGCGGGCGCTCCCCGCTCCGGGCCGCTTCTCTGAACTGAAGCAGTGCCATCTTGTGGCTCGTCTTCCTTCGGCCCTGATTTTATTTCAGCTTCTCTCTGTTCAGGTTCAGAGACGTTCTTTCAAGCTGAAGCGGCTGGGCCTCGTGAGCAGAGGGAAGGGTTGCACTGGTACCTGGCGGGGCGGCGAGTCCGTAGCTCTTCACATTGGCAAATGCCCGAGAAGACGGTATGGATTGTCTTTGTGCGCCGAGTCCCTGCAATTGGGGGCAGGCAGCTTTGTCGATTCCTTTTCTTAAATCACTGCCCCGCTCAGACCTGGGCGCCATCTCACACCTATTCTGGGCTCAGGCCTCCCTCTCACCAGACGGTGGTCCAAACACCCAGTGGCGCGCACGCTGCTGCCGAGCTCCTGCGTTCATCCCGGAGGTGAACTCCAGTGACACACTGTGGGGTGTTCGATAGGGTTTCTAGAACAAACACATTGCTTTAGAGTTACTCAGAGGGGCACACTATGTTGGTGTGATGCATTAAGCGCCTATGAAGGGTAGAGACCATGAATACATATAATGTGGGTTCATGCCCACCCAGGAAACGGCctagtgctggggtccaaccccagcaggtccaggggtccccaaaggtgtggacggagttggcaaagaaggaatgacacagaggcagcgttcagttgatcagcatggttgggttctcttgcctggtcctattgccaggttctgtcggttctccagccaggttctgtagccatgttccctcactaggttctccagccaggttctgtcaaggttctccagccaggttcagtcaccaggttctagtcaggttctcttgccatgttctatccaggttctgtagccaggttctgtctctaggttctgtggccagtttctgtccaggatctgttgccatgttctctccagcgaagttcttctgtctctaggttctgtgtaggttctgtgtctaggttctgagtctaggttctgtgttctaagttctgtctctaggttctgtgtctgttgtcttgttacatctgtatttataccagttgattcaatcctatcaatcacTATTttaaaggttagggtgtttcttatctccattccagagagtaaagattatgtagcttaagcatgattgttcgtagttaaagtgattaattacccgcctggcactt contains:
- the CEBPD gene encoding CCAAT/enhancer-binding protein delta codes for the protein MSAALFSLDGPARGAPWPAEPAPFYEPGRTCKPARASEPGAAAPAMYDDESAIDFSAYIDSMAAVPTLELCHDELFADLFNSNHKAGAAGAPEPPPGHPARPAGPGPAAPRPLKREPDWGDGDAGSLLPAQVAVCAQTVVSLAAAAQPTPPTSPEPPRGSPGPSPAPGPAREKGAGKRGPDRGSPEYRQRRERNNIAVRKSRDKAKRRNQEMQQKLVELSAENEKLHQRVEQLTRDLAGLRQFFKQLPGSSFLPAGAADGR